One window of the Saccopteryx leptura isolate mSacLep1 chromosome 9, mSacLep1_pri_phased_curated, whole genome shotgun sequence genome contains the following:
- the LOC136380890 gene encoding uncharacterized protein isoform X1 — protein sequence MISMREQRDHSREQRKATWRRPGGCDGGRGYWLYIWRSLWQDSIQFGMEQPPPLSGGVEDRLLLWFPMAVLLGTVGWLTFTAMGEETESSVEEAAQDLQTEQWKELEQTWEKQMLTLELEEALEEEPDQVCEICLEKEHLLEEDSLVRELQIALDFVESQQQWEVGAEAEAEAEIGSGAARSAEQKAVAARGSSLAVGAGVFSSSLEDEENRAGVASRSLQKMEAQLEGAPTTALRQRKEQIRTNRKGKRSEASILCCMQHLAFIDCFLICALTGRLQQSE from the exons atgattagcatgagagagcagagagatcacagcagagagcagagaaaggccacgtggaggaggccaggcggctgtgatggtggccgtggctactggctttacatttggcgtagtctgtggcaggattcgatacagttcgGTATGGAgcaaccaccacctttgagcggtggagtagaggaccggctgctgttatggttccccatggctgtccttttggggaccgtaggctggctgacttttacagccatgggtgaggaaaccgagagctctgtggaagaggctgcccaggacctgcaaaccgagcagtggaaggagctggagcaaacgtgggagaaacagatgctgaccctggagctggaggaagcgttggaggaggagcctgaccaggtttgcgagatttgcctggaaaagGAGcacctgctggaggaggattcactggttcgtgagttgcagattgccctggactttgtggagagccagcagcagtgggaggtcggggctgaggctgaagctgaagctgagatcgggtccggagctgcaaggtctgcagagcagaaggctgtgGCAGCCCGGGGTTCgagcctggcagtgggagctggtgttttcagttcctctttggaggatgaggagaatcgggctggagttgcaagccgcagtctccagaagatggaagcccagctggaaggagcacctactacagccctg agacagagaaaggaacagataaggacaaacaggaagggaaagagatcagaagcatcaattcttt